The Deinococcus koreensis genome window below encodes:
- the argB gene encoding acetylglutamate kinase, which yields MIVKYGGNAMKSLELRRAVAGEIAGLRAGMPVVVVHGGGPVIERELAARGVGSEFRGGLRVTTPEAMDIVEMALCQLNKQLSQDVGQAVGLMGRDSQLLSAEVLDPDLGRVGRVTGVNAALLRTLLGAGLTPVLGCVAVGPDGEALNVNADTAAGAVAGALNDGVVFLTDVDGVYRDFPDPQSRAAQLSRAEALAGIEAGWIAGGMIPKVRAALDALQRGAPFAVIASGMQAGVLARAVSGEAGTRIVP from the coding sequence ATGATCGTGAAGTACGGCGGCAATGCCATGAAGAGCCTGGAACTGCGGCGCGCGGTGGCGGGCGAGATCGCGGGACTGCGCGCCGGGATGCCGGTGGTGGTGGTGCACGGCGGCGGGCCGGTGATCGAGCGGGAACTCGCGGCGCGCGGGGTGGGCAGCGAGTTCCGGGGCGGGCTGCGGGTGACCACGCCGGAGGCCATGGACATCGTCGAGATGGCGCTCTGTCAGCTCAACAAGCAGCTCAGCCAGGATGTGGGGCAGGCGGTCGGCCTGATGGGCCGCGACTCGCAACTCCTGAGCGCCGAAGTGCTCGACCCCGACCTCGGCCGGGTGGGCCGGGTGACCGGGGTCAACGCGGCGCTGCTGCGAACCCTGCTGGGCGCCGGCCTCACGCCCGTGCTGGGCTGCGTGGCGGTCGGCCCGGACGGCGAGGCCCTGAACGTGAACGCCGACACGGCCGCGGGCGCGGTGGCGGGCGCCCTGAACGACGGCGTGGTGTTCCTGACAGACGTGGACGGCGTGTACCGCGACTTCCCCGACCCTCAGAGCCGCGCCGCGCAGCTCAGCCGCGCCGAGGCCCTGGCGGGCATAGAGGCGGGCTGGATCGCCGGAGGCATGATTCCCAAGGTGCGCGCCGCGCTGGACGCCCTGCAGAGAGGTGCGCCCTTCGCCGTGATCGCCAGCGGGATGCAGGCGGGCGTGCTGGCCCGGGCGGTGAGCGGCGAGGCCGGAACGCGGATCGTGCCGTAG
- a CDS encoding GNAT family N-acetyltransferase, which translates to MTEPAPPPVPTELRTPRLLLRRPDPADAGALVAAVDASLPELQVWMHWAQAPMTLEASRENLQGVAERFDSRENLRYHVWNAAGTELVGSSGLHALNWRVPKGEIGYWIATPHTGQGYAREVTQALTTLALETLGFRRLEIRCDPLNERSARIPQALGYRLDARLVNDDVDAQDHSKLRDTLVFSRTR; encoded by the coding sequence ATGACCGAGCCCGCTCCGCCCCCCGTTCCCACTGAACTCCGCACGCCCCGCCTGCTCCTGCGCCGCCCGGATCCCGCCGACGCCGGGGCGCTGGTGGCCGCCGTGGACGCCTCGCTGCCCGAACTGCAGGTCTGGATGCACTGGGCGCAGGCCCCCATGACGCTGGAGGCCTCCCGCGAGAACCTGCAGGGGGTGGCCGAGCGCTTCGACAGCCGCGAGAACCTGCGCTACCACGTCTGGAACGCGGCAGGCACCGAACTGGTCGGCTCCAGCGGTCTGCACGCGCTGAACTGGCGGGTGCCGAAGGGGGAGATCGGCTACTGGATCGCCACGCCCCACACCGGCCAGGGCTACGCCCGCGAGGTGACCCAGGCGCTGACCACCCTGGCCCTGGAGACGCTGGGCTTCCGGCGCCTGGAGATCCGCTGTGACCCCCTCAACGAACGCTCGGCCCGCATTCCGCAGGCGCTGGGCTACCGCCTGGACGCCCGGCTGGTGAACGACGACGTGGACGCTCAGGATCACTCGAAACTGCGCGACACGCTGGTCTTCAGCCGGACGCGCTGA
- a CDS encoding VanW family protein, protein MKPLLLSLLTLSLAATAHAQAQTTPAQTPFKLILRASEQKIQKGEVTKHGVVKSWTLPAAGIKVSQKAGKVSSTLTPVIDRIEKAVNARKPRPAVFRNVGGSWVAAGQTGWVFDRDATKARLLKAIRSGRSSAEVAYKRIEPQRSVATLAARGVLGHVSTGTSSYRGSPAFREKNILVGASKLDNFFIAPGHEFDFNREIGQIDASTGFVKGFVISGGTLTKEDGGGICQVSTTVFRALYQAGLPVTERHEHSHRVKYYDPVGFEATVYAPDKNLRMKNDTGKYLFIQAAWDKSADTLRFDVFGANTGRTVNISRPVITNFKAPASPSYSPDARVAAGGRRLLDTPMQGMSSAITRTVKVGGKVIRKDTLKSVYQPWGAVYGVNPKDRRL, encoded by the coding sequence GTGAAGCCCCTCCTGCTGTCCCTGCTGACCTTGTCCCTGGCGGCCACTGCACACGCCCAGGCCCAGACCACTCCGGCCCAGACTCCCTTCAAACTCATCCTCCGGGCCAGCGAACAGAAGATCCAGAAGGGCGAGGTGACGAAGCATGGGGTCGTCAAGTCGTGGACGCTCCCGGCCGCTGGGATCAAGGTGAGTCAGAAGGCCGGCAAGGTGAGTTCCACCCTGACCCCGGTGATAGATCGCATCGAGAAGGCGGTCAACGCCCGCAAGCCCCGGCCCGCCGTGTTCCGCAACGTGGGCGGCTCCTGGGTGGCGGCCGGGCAGACCGGCTGGGTCTTCGACCGCGACGCGACGAAGGCCCGGCTCCTGAAGGCCATCCGGTCGGGCAGAAGCAGTGCCGAGGTCGCCTACAAGCGCATCGAGCCCCAGCGGTCGGTGGCGACGCTGGCCGCGCGCGGCGTGCTGGGGCACGTCTCCACCGGCACCAGCAGCTACCGCGGCAGCCCGGCCTTCCGCGAGAAGAACATCCTGGTCGGGGCCAGCAAGCTCGACAACTTCTTCATCGCGCCCGGCCACGAGTTCGACTTCAACCGGGAGATCGGCCAGATCGACGCCAGCACCGGCTTCGTGAAGGGCTTCGTGATCTCGGGCGGCACCCTGACCAAGGAGGACGGCGGCGGCATCTGCCAGGTGAGCACGACCGTGTTCCGGGCGCTGTACCAGGCGGGTCTGCCGGTCACCGAGCGCCACGAACACAGCCACCGGGTGAAGTACTACGACCCCGTGGGCTTCGAGGCGACCGTCTACGCGCCCGACAAGAACCTGCGGATGAAGAACGACACCGGCAAGTACCTGTTCATCCAGGCCGCCTGGGACAAGTCGGCCGACACCCTGCGCTTCGATGTCTTCGGCGCCAACACCGGCCGCACCGTGAACATCAGCCGGCCGGTGATCACGAACTTCAAGGCGCCGGCCAGCCCCAGCTACAGCCCGGACGCTCGCGTGGCCGCCGGGGGCCGCCGCCTGCTCGACACGCCCATGCAGGGCATGAGCAGCGCCATCACCCGCACGGTGAAGGTGGGGGGCAAGGTGATCCGCAAGGACACCCTGAAGAGCGTCTACCAGCCCTGGGGCGCCGTGTACGGGGTCAATCCGAAGGACAGGCGGCTCTGA